Proteins encoded together in one Chelonoidis abingdonii isolate Lonesome George chromosome 1, CheloAbing_2.0, whole genome shotgun sequence window:
- the LOC116818301 gene encoding olfactory receptor 52P1-like gives MATFNLTPSNPSTFSLSGILGLETAHVWISIPVSMSYIISLLGNVMLLFIIGKEPTLHKPMYLLLSMLAFTDIATSTLVVPKALCIFWFSFKSITVGWCLTQMFFLHTVSFTQSAILVTMAFDRYVAICHPLRYSTILTNARVSKLGLVGLIRSALFILPLPLILSRLPFCANLIIHQTHCEHMAVAKISCGDITVSRMYSLVMAFVVSGIDLMLIALSYGLIIRDILKMSSKKSLQKTLNTCTAHICVMLTTYSPGLFTSLTHRFGQGVDPHVHIILANLTFLIPPMLNPIIYGVKTKELRDKVGKYTSRICSLGH, from the coding sequence ATGGCAACTTTCAACCTCACCCCCTCTAATCCTTCAACATTCAGCCTATCAGGGATCCTTGGCCTGGAAACTGCCCACGTCTGGATTTCCATTCCTGTCTCTATGTCCTACATTATCAGCCTGTTGGGAAATGTCATGCTTCTGTTTATAATAGGCAAGGAACCGACACTGCACAAGCCAATGTACCTCCTGCTCAGCATGCTGGCGTTCACAGACATAGCCACATCTACCTTGGTTGTGCCAAAGGCACTGTGTATATTTTGGTTCAGTTTCAAAAGCATTACTGTGGGTTGGTGTCTCACGCAGATGTTCTTCCTTCACACAGTTTCTTTTACACAATCAGCCATCCTCGTGACAATGGCCTTTGATCGCTATGTTGCCATATGTCACCCTCTGAGATACTCCACCATCCTTACCAATGCACGAGTCTCTAAGTTAGGGCTTGTAGGCTTGATACGGTCTGCTCTCTtcatcctgcctctgcccctgatCTTGAGTAGGTTGCCATTCTGTGCCAACCTCATTATCCACCAAACGCACTGTGAGCACATGGCTGTGGCAAAGATATCATGTGGGGACATCACAGTCAGCAGAATGTACAGCTTGGTTATGGCATTTGTAGTCAGTGGGATAGACCTGATGCTCATTGCCCTCTCCTATGGTCTGATCATCAGGGACATCCTAAAAATGTCCTCAAAGAAATCCCTTCAGAAAACCCTCAACACCTGCACAGCCCACATCTGTGTGATGCTTACAACTTATTCTCCTGGACTCTTCACCAGTCTGACACATCGGTTCGGTCAGGGTGTCGATCCCCATGTTCACATTATCTTGGCCAACCTTACTTTCCTCATCCCCCCCATGCTCAACCCTATAATTTATGGGGTCAAAACCAAAGAGCTTCGTGACAAAGTGGGCAAATACACCAGCAGAATATGTTCTTTGGGCCACTGA
- the LOC116818296 gene encoding olfactory receptor 52N4-like, producing MAALNLTPSGPSTFLLMGIPDLEYAHVWISIPFATFYIIGLLGNFIILFVVGNEKTLHKPMYLLLCMLALTDISMSTCVMPKTLLIFWFNMKDIIVDGCLTQMFFFQAISIMHSGILVTMAFDRYVAICNPLRYTTILTNVRIAKLGFVGMIRAVLSMLLPLLFLSRQPFCANRIIPHTYCDHMAVAKMSCGDITVNRMYGLVLAFVVIGLDLTFIALSYGLIIRALLRISSKKTHQKAFSTCTAHIFVILMSYPFGLFSVLTHRFSHGIAPHVHIIIANLYFVTPPMLNPIVYGVYTKELRDKVGKYICRM from the coding sequence ATGGCAGCTTTGAACCTCACCCCCTCTGGCCCTTCAACATTTCTTCTAATGGGCATTCCTGACCTGGAATATGCCCATGTCTGGATTTCCATCCCTTTCGCTACATTCTACATTATTGGCCTGTTGGGaaatttcataattttgtttGTTGTAGGGAATGAGAAGACTCTGCACAAGCCAATGTACCTGCTGCTATGTATGCTGGCACTCACAGACATTAGCATGTCTACCTGCGTCATGCCAAAGACACTGTTGATATTTTGGTTCAATATGAAAGATATTATAGTGGATGGCTGCCTCACCCAAATGTTCTTTTTTCAAGCAATTTCTATTATGCACTCAGGTATCCTTGTCACAATGGCCTTTGATCGCTACGTTGCAATATGTAACCCTCTGAGATACACTACCATCCTCACCAATGTACGAATAGCTAAGCTAGGGTTTGTGGGTATGATAAGAGCTGTTCTTTCCATGCTTCTCCCACTCCTGTTCCTGAGCAGGCAGCCATTCTGTGCCAACCGCATTATCCCCCACACATACTGCGATCATATGGCTGTGGCAAAAATGTCGTGTGGGGACATCACAGTAAACAGGATGTACGGCTTGGTGTTGGCATTTGTTGTCATTGGGTTAGACCTGACATTCATTGCCCTGTCCTATGGACTTATCATCAGGGCCCTCCTCAGAATCTCCTCCAAGAAAACCCACCAGAAAGCCTTCAGCACCTGCACAGCCCACATCTTTGTGATACTGATGTCTTATCCTTTTGGCCTCTTCTCCGTTCTGACACACCGGTTCAGTCATGGCATCGCTCCCCATGTTCACATCATCATAGCCAACCTCTATTTCGTCACTCCCCCCATGCTCAACCCAATTGTTTACGGGGTTTATACCAAAGAACTTCGTGACAAAGTGGGTAAATACATCTGCAGAATGTGA